One stretch of Oscillospiraceae bacterium DNA includes these proteins:
- a CDS encoding zinc ribbon domain-containing protein, protein MVRETTAAIVKRNCVMRGERYETMTAPYEKIRLENMKHYGFGPEVMKRIKVCKECGAKADSELLFCPDCDRPLPTETLYTLYVHSHFVCTKCKTVVSAKYKFCPQCGKKLIFE, encoded by the coding sequence ATGGTTCGGGAAACAACTGCAGCTATTGTGAAAAGAAACTGCGTTATGAGGGGGGAGAGGTATGAAACTATGACAGCACCTTATGAAAAAATACGTCTTGAGAATATGAAGCACTATGGCTTCGGTCCCGAGGTAATGAAAAGAATAAAGGTTTGCAAGGAATGCGGTGCAAAAGCTGATTCGGAGCTTCTCTTTTGTCCCGATTGTGACAGACCTCTTCCGACGGAAACTCTCTATACGCTGTATGTGCATAGCCATTTTGTATGTACAAAGTGCAAAACGGTAGTATCGGCAAAATATAAATTCTGTCCACAGTGTGGTAAAAAACTTATTTTTGAATAA
- a CDS encoding TPM domain-containing protein: MKNRIFTLLVAILSVIMLTVGVAAEDEYYRLQDLTEVPLLTESENAEILALLDEVSERQGMDIAILTVDAVEEGLTVEEDATEWYEYLGYGDDGAMLYISMEESDWYYLTKGFGITAMTDAGIDYISEKFLPALSDGDYAGAFRAYIQYTDEFITQAKTGKPYDVGNMPKEPYDLPMSLLVSVGIGLLVSLIITSIWKGQLKSVAFKTQATSYLKPGSLSIANSRDFFLYRTVDRREKENESSSGGSSTHKSSSGGTYGGKGGKF, encoded by the coding sequence ATGAAAAACAGAATATTTACACTGCTTGTTGCAATATTGTCGGTTATAATGCTGACAGTAGGCGTTGCTGCCGAAGATGAGTATTATCGTTTGCAGGATTTAACAGAAGTACCGCTTCTTACCGAAAGCGAAAACGCTGAAATTCTTGCTCTTCTTGATGAAGTAAGCGAGAGACAAGGAATGGATATTGCCATTCTCACGGTAGATGCTGTGGAAGAAGGTCTTACCGTTGAAGAGGATGCTACCGAATGGTATGAGTATCTCGGTTACGGCGACGACGGTGCAATGCTGTATATCAGCATGGAAGAAAGTGACTGGTATTATCTCACAAAGGGCTTCGGAATTACCGCAATGACAGATGCGGGAATAGATTACATATCCGAAAAGTTCCTTCCTGCTCTTTCCGACGGTGACTATGCAGGTGCATTCAGAGCATATATCCAGTATACCGACGAGTTTATAACACAGGCAAAAACAGGCAAACCCTACGACGTGGGAAATATGCCAAAAGAGCCCTATGACTTGCCGATGAGCCTTCTCGTTTCAGTAGGCATTGGTCTTTTGGTTTCTCTTATAATAACAAGCATATGGAAAGGTCAGCTCAAGAGCGTTGCGTTCAAGACACAGGCGACAAGTTACTTGAAGCCCGGAAGCCTTAGCATCGCAAACTCCCGTGACTTCTTCCTATACAGAACAGTTGACCGCAGAGAAAAAGAAAATGAATCATCATCCGGTGGTTCTTCAACACACAAGTCATCTTCCGGTGGAACATATGGCGGAAAAGGCGGAAAATTCTAA